From Vitis vinifera cultivar Pinot Noir 40024 chromosome 3, ASM3070453v1, the proteins below share one genomic window:
- the LOC100257308 gene encoding probable cinnamyl alcohol dehydrogenase 1 yields the protein MGSLETEKTIIGWAARDPSGVLSPYTYTLRNTGPEDVLIKVTYCGICHTDLHQIKNDLGMSHYPMVPGHEVVGEVVEVGSDVSKVRVGDCVGVGVIVGCCRSCRPCQSDIEQYCSKKIWSYNDVYTDGKPTQGGFAESMIVDQKFVLKIPDGMAPEQAAPLLCAGVTVYSPLSHFGLKKSGLRGGILGLGGVGHMGVKIAKAMGHHVTVISSSDRKREEAMDHLGADDYLVSSDSTRMQEAADSLDYIIDTVPVFHPLEPYLSLLKLDGKLILMGVINTPLQFVTPMVMLGRKIITGSFIGSMKETEEMLEFCKENGLTSMIEMVKMDYVNTALERLEKNDVRYRFVVDVAGSKLDQ from the exons ATGGGTAGCCTTGAGACTGAGAAAACGATCATAGGATGGGCAGCTAGAGACCCTTCCGGCGTTCTCTCTCCCTACACCTACACTCTCAG AAACACGGGCCCAGAAGATGTTCTGATCAAGGTCACCTACTGTGGAATTTGCCATACTGATCTTCATCAAATCAAAAATGACCTTGGCATGTCCCACTACCCCATGGTTCCTGG GCATGAGGTGGTAGGTGAAGTGGTGGAGGTGGGATCGGATGTGAGCAAGGTCAGGGTAGGAGACTGCGTGGGAGTGGGGGTGATCGTCGGATGCTGCAGAAGCTGTCGTCCATGCCAATCAGATATCGAGCAATACTGCAGCAAGAAGATCTGGTCCTACAACGATGTCTATACTGATGGCAAACCCACCCAGGGAGGCTTTGCTGAATCCATGATCGTTGATCAAAA GTTTGTGCTGAAAATACCAGATGGGATGGCACCGGAGCAGGCGGCGCCACTACTGTGCGCGGGGGTGACAGTGTACAGCCCACTGAGTCACTTTGGGCTGAAAAAGAGTGGGTTGAGAGGAGGAATACTAGGGCTTGGGGGAGTTGGGCACATGGGTGTGAAGATAGCAAAAGCCATGGGCCACCATGTGACTGTCATCAGCTCTTCTGATCGGAAGAGGGAGGAGGCTATGGACCATCTTGGCGCTGATGATTACTTGGTCAGCTCTGACTCCACTCGGATGCAGGAAGCTGCCGATTCCCTTGACTATATCATTGATACTGTCCCTGTCTTCCACCCTCTTGAGCCATATCTTTCCTTGCTCAAGCTCGACGGCAAGTTGATTCTCATGGGCGTTATCAATACTCCTCTCCAGTTTGTCACCCCCATGGTTATGCTTG GGAGGAAAATCATAACTGGGAGCTTCATAGGAAGCATGAAAGAGACAGAGGAAATGCTGGAATTCTGCAAGGAGAATGGACTAACATCAATGATCGAAATGGTGAAAATGGATTATGTTAACACAGCTTTGGAGAGATTGGAGAAGAACGATGTGAGGTATAGGTTCGTGGTTGATGTCGCTGGAAGCAAGCTTGATCAGTGA